Proteins encoded by one window of Mesotoga sp. UBA6090:
- the sufC gene encoding Fe-S cluster assembly ATPase SufC, with protein MNLLEVKNLHVVLAEDNEEILKGLNLTIGKGELHAIMGPNGSGKSTLANVLMGNPKYKITGGTVKFMNKDISRLTADERARMGMFMSFQQPQEIPGIRLRSFLISASQSAGSRDPLLKMSKEIDKLSLELGLESELLDRHLNLGFSGGEKKKSEIVQMNFLKPRFAVLDEIDSGLDVDALKSIALSINGFRNPENSVLLITHYQRLLEYIEPDYVHVLIDGSIAVSGGKELAREVEGNGYEGIFGSLKGA; from the coding sequence ATGAATCTTCTAGAAGTAAAGAACTTGCACGTAGTATTGGCGGAAGACAATGAGGAGATATTGAAGGGTTTGAACCTAACAATAGGAAAAGGAGAGCTCCACGCTATCATGGGACCCAATGGTAGTGGTAAATCAACGCTTGCGAATGTGCTGATGGGAAACCCCAAATACAAAATTACTGGTGGTACTGTGAAATTCATGAATAAGGATATTTCTAGATTAACTGCAGACGAAAGAGCTCGAATGGGAATGTTTATGTCCTTTCAGCAACCTCAGGAAATTCCGGGTATCAGACTCAGGAGCTTTCTCATATCGGCCTCTCAAAGCGCTGGCAGTCGAGATCCCTTGCTGAAGATGAGCAAAGAAATCGACAAACTATCTCTTGAACTTGGTCTCGAAAGTGAATTGCTAGACAGACATTTGAACTTAGGCTTTTCCGGAGGAGAGAAGAAAAAATCCGAGATAGTTCAGATGAATTTCCTGAAACCTAGGTTTGCGGTTCTTGACGAAATCGATTCCGGGTTGGATGTTGACGCTTTGAAAAGCATAGCGTTGTCGATAAATGGGTTCAGAAATCCAGAAAACTCAGTATTACTAATCACACACTATCAAAGGCTTCTTGAGTATATTGAGCCCGACTATGTGCACGTCTTGATCGATGGATCGATTGCTGTAAGCGGAGGAAAGGAGCTGGCCAGAGAAGTCGAAGGGAATGGATACGAAGGGATCTTTGGCTCACTCAAGGGGGCCTGA
- a CDS encoding DUF368 domain-containing protein produces MLYVVFIGVLMGLANLIPGVSGGTIALLGGLYERFVGSISMLTTLKIRREEMLFLIELVVGMVIGIFGFSALIDLSLSTVPSLMYGIFSGLVIGGIPVVFKRIEKLGISALLSLSAGVAIVVLISLLSSRTGGVALTDHGAINLVYDVVAGFFGASAMVLPGLSGAFILLVMGEYTRAISAIKSFDLVIIAFIGVGVILGVLFVSRLLKYLMKEFRSETFAFLLGLMIGSIPDLITRPGKNTDLTLIVSGVILGVFASYLLALLEKRNNIQV; encoded by the coding sequence GTGCTCTATGTAGTCTTTATAGGTGTCCTCATGGGTCTTGCCAATCTTATTCCAGGCGTAAGCGGTGGCACTATTGCGCTACTGGGGGGACTATATGAACGTTTTGTAGGTTCTATATCTATGCTGACGACTCTCAAAATTCGCAGAGAAGAGATGCTCTTCTTGATAGAACTTGTCGTCGGTATGGTTATAGGAATCTTTGGGTTCTCTGCTCTTATTGATCTTTCTCTTTCAACCGTCCCTTCACTTATGTACGGAATATTCTCAGGGCTTGTGATAGGAGGTATTCCAGTAGTTTTCAAACGAATTGAGAAACTAGGCATCAGCGCATTGCTTTCGCTGTCAGCGGGAGTCGCAATTGTTGTTCTTATATCCCTTCTGAGTTCCAGAACTGGAGGAGTTGCGCTCACCGATCACGGCGCAATCAATCTGGTCTATGATGTTGTTGCCGGCTTTTTCGGAGCTTCAGCCATGGTACTTCCAGGGCTTAGCGGAGCATTTATTCTTCTGGTCATGGGAGAGTACACCAGGGCCATCTCCGCAATCAAGAGCTTCGACCTAGTCATAATTGCTTTCATTGGGGTAGGTGTGATCCTGGGAGTGCTATTCGTAAGCAGACTTCTCAAATACTTGATGAAGGAGTTTCGCAGTGAAACTTTCGCCTTCCTTCTGGGCTTAATGATAGGTTCAATACCCGATCTAATCACTAGACCGGGAAAGAATACTGATCTTACATTAATTGTTTCAGGAGTGATTTTGGGGGTTTTTGCTTCTTATCTTCTCGCCTTACTTGAAAAAAGAAACAATATTCAAGTCTAG
- a CDS encoding rod shape-determining protein, with product MKKGDLGIDLGTASLLVFQKGKDIVIDEPSVIAVELKTGKIIAIGSEAKEMIGKTPKDIKAVRPIRDGVIADYQIIEQALKELVKRTRTKFSLSRPAVVVGVPAKVTSVERRAVIEATTAAGASRVYLVLEPIVAAVGAGLHIFDSVGNMVVDIGGGTSDIAVISLGGIVVSRSLRTAGDAMDDAIIKFVKRKYKFLIGSSTAEDVKIKIGKAFPTLESYELEVRGRDALNGLPGNIRITSDDVHEAISQILQEIVLSLRQILEDTPPEIAADIMDTGIVLTGGGSLLRGLPDLIIQETGIKTIVSEDPRACVVKGIGELLDNDKRLQRVAINHSK from the coding sequence ATGAAAAAGGGCGATCTTGGCATCGATTTGGGAACTGCTTCACTTTTAGTTTTCCAGAAAGGCAAAGATATTGTCATAGATGAACCTTCGGTCATTGCCGTTGAATTGAAGACTGGGAAGATAATCGCAATAGGATCTGAAGCAAAGGAAATGATCGGCAAGACCCCAAAGGATATCAAGGCCGTCAGACCTATTCGAGATGGGGTTATTGCCGATTATCAGATAATCGAACAGGCTTTGAAAGAGCTGGTCAAGAGAACTCGCACGAAATTCTCGCTCTCCCGACCCGCAGTTGTAGTAGGGGTTCCGGCTAAGGTTACCAGTGTCGAGAGGAGAGCAGTCATTGAGGCTACTACGGCTGCGGGAGCCAGTAGAGTATATCTGGTACTTGAACCCATTGTGGCTGCTGTTGGAGCCGGACTTCATATATTCGATTCTGTAGGAAATATGGTTGTCGATATTGGGGGAGGGACCTCCGATATAGCTGTAATAAGCCTTGGAGGAATTGTGGTTTCTCGTTCTCTAAGAACTGCGGGAGATGCGATGGACGATGCAATAATCAAATTTGTGAAGCGCAAATACAAGTTTCTTATTGGAAGCTCGACCGCCGAAGATGTGAAAATCAAGATTGGAAAGGCTTTCCCGACACTGGAGAGCTATGAACTTGAGGTTCGGGGAAGGGATGCACTGAACGGACTTCCAGGGAATATTAGAATCACCTCTGACGATGTCCATGAGGCAATTTCACAGATTCTTCAGGAAATTGTACTCAGTCTTCGCCAGATTCTCGAGGACACGCCTCCGGAAATCGCTGCAGACATTATGGACACGGGCATTGTCCTTACGGGTGGAGGCTCCCTGTTAAGAGGTCTCCCGGATCTGATAATTCAAGAGACCGGTATAAAAACGATAGTTTCCGAGGACCCAAGGGCATGCGTTGTCAAAGGAATTGGCGAGTTGCTCGACAACGATAAACGTCTTCAGAGGGTCGCAATCAATCACAGCAAATAG
- the ruvX gene encoding Holliday junction resolvase RuvX: MKYCSPVTAMKIRYGPSMIKLGIDFGTSRIGLALQIEGVEIPLYSLDHAGYRKSLPDILQEKRIETVVVGLPISMSGRYSESTMRAVSFAEKVKTMFSGNVILVDETLTTESARRMSSEIGIEFARVRDVFSAMQILRNESSGKVVKWEVRNNRSICRNLPELPSGSKVLFFKPKSGLIEGIDSLEKMPGVFVEDPQVFLSFFRKGMKPVNLIDDIDFSTYDIIVIACSEELDGMVDLNSRGLQVIECSWLNG, translated from the coding sequence TTGAAGTATTGCTCACCAGTTACTGCGATGAAAATCCGGTATGGTCCTTCTATGATAAAACTTGGAATTGACTTTGGTACATCGAGAATAGGACTTGCCTTGCAGATAGAGGGAGTCGAGATCCCTCTTTATTCGTTAGATCACGCCGGCTACCGAAAATCTCTACCGGACATCTTGCAAGAGAAGAGAATTGAGACGGTGGTTGTCGGTCTGCCAATTTCAATGTCGGGCAGATACAGTGAATCGACAATGAGAGCAGTATCATTTGCCGAGAAAGTGAAGACAATGTTTTCTGGCAATGTGATTCTGGTTGATGAAACCCTCACAACTGAAAGTGCAAGAAGAATGTCTTCAGAGATTGGGATAGAATTCGCTAGAGTAAGGGATGTCTTCAGCGCAATGCAGATTCTCAGGAATGAGTCCTCCGGGAAGGTTGTGAAGTGGGAAGTACGCAACAATAGAAGTATATGCCGGAATTTGCCCGAACTTCCGTCAGGTAGCAAAGTGTTGTTTTTTAAGCCGAAATCCGGACTAATAGAAGGAATAGACTCCCTGGAGAAAATGCCAGGGGTGTTTGTAGAAGACCCACAGGTCTTCCTTTCGTTTTTCAGGAAAGGAATGAAGCCGGTAAATCTCATTGACGACATAGACTTTTCAACTTACGATATAATAGTAATCGCTTGTAGTGAAGAGCTCGATGGGATGGTTGATCTGAATTCAAGAGGGCTGCAGGTTATTGAGTGCTCGTGGCTCAACGGATAG
- a CDS encoding DUF3343 domain-containing protein: MVDTRQLDALVTVSQRDILKALSLLRSGGLQAKVFPTPPRLFAGCSLSIAVASRDLDASSEVLLQAKIEVLLTSYCDENPVWSFYDKTWN, encoded by the coding sequence TTGGTTGACACTCGGCAATTGGATGCTTTAGTCACGGTTTCGCAAAGGGATATCCTTAAAGCTTTATCGCTGCTTAGAAGTGGCGGTTTGCAGGCAAAGGTTTTTCCAACGCCGCCGAGGCTATTCGCGGGATGTTCTCTTTCGATTGCGGTCGCCTCCAGAGACCTTGATGCAAGTTCAGAAGTCCTGTTGCAGGCCAAAATTGAAGTATTGCTCACCAGTTACTGCGATGAAAATCCGGTATGGTCCTTCTATGATAAAACTTGGAATTGA
- the recJ gene encoding single-stranded-DNA-specific exonuclease RecJ has translation MRKEWLLLKPDDEAVNRLVEFMGIDRFLARLLVTRGIDNEVEAMKFLNPDKTILHDSFLLRDMPLAVRTIIETRERNESIVIFGDYDVDGVTSTALLYLAMKKMGFDVSYYIPLRLEEGYGLSKDAIKDLRDQGHSLLITVDCGVTSFDEITYAKEIGFKVVVTDHHEVKDVLPPADAIVNPKRPDDDYPFKGLAGVGVAFKLLVALNETLHCPIDPEDYLDIVALGTIADIVPLRDENRYIVREGTAKIQSSPLVGLKALLSYLRIPAENLTAQDIAFKIAPKLNAAGRMASAIVALELLISEDMDSAMNTASRLLKHNQNRQTIEAKIFDQTEKDLANTASFKDDFALVIDGDNWHLGVLGIVASRLVSIHNKPVFLIATNGSDGKGSARSPAGVSIISLLNEVSHLLREFGGHEMAAGFSIDKGNISEFRSAINDAYIRLYGKKQPIFKIDVDDVLSLDSITSGILDELELLRPFGHSNPEPRFLIKGLNIEKAKMFGSGSDHVKLILRCGDRKTLAIGYNMGTMFDDFKYVKPNLLKVDAIASVKSDNLYGLQSVKLSLSDAKLYIDPVFEEEVRDKNFVFEFIRDWKNQQPGSQGKTDVSSLISELEKKLSHKCPEFLDVSTKNPWGVFGNIRIKNPFLALKILKNYQQGKKTFIVSAINGTLAHTYYSLQHYLDSIKPVFANSLYRGRLDEPVVFVTLPFFVERFKEISEIAGEIIFDEPTYILSGIFKDHPDLEAFLENVDKVLGISGFTGSLFYDDLRDFLSDRRISNIYKPSPIKRVGIIDNRGSRKKVEQVLSIVGHGENVAVIVDSPHKTVTLAKSMGSRLSHALQNGELIFYNYLLKDFQRSVIYSLVERQKIRVLITTPSSDGLGVTLGNSNIVFYSAPRNFLEVIDSVSTRPGEDSELFLNLSFNKADLISNTNEMDRLFPTVEELEAVYQDLKDVLPASERDIRKALSFEDGISKVFLSMLEEMNLLNVESGVWHSNSRSDLDTSQVKKTLRYREGVAEKRMTRWFATKLSTMTTRGLLRSLTNAEEVLKVG, from the coding sequence ATGAGAAAGGAGTGGCTTCTCCTAAAGCCCGATGATGAGGCCGTGAACAGACTGGTCGAATTCATGGGTATTGATCGGTTTTTGGCAAGGTTGTTGGTGACACGTGGAATCGATAATGAGGTTGAGGCAATGAAGTTTCTTAATCCTGACAAAACTATTCTCCACGATTCCTTCCTTCTGCGAGATATGCCGCTGGCTGTTCGGACAATCATTGAGACCAGAGAAAGAAACGAGAGCATTGTAATCTTTGGTGATTACGACGTCGATGGAGTAACCAGCACCGCACTCCTTTATCTCGCAATGAAAAAAATGGGGTTCGATGTGAGTTACTATATTCCCCTGAGGTTGGAGGAAGGATACGGTTTGAGTAAGGACGCAATTAAGGATCTGAGAGACCAGGGGCACAGCCTGCTAATAACCGTAGATTGTGGGGTTACTTCATTCGATGAGATAACTTACGCAAAGGAGATAGGCTTCAAAGTTGTTGTCACTGATCATCATGAAGTGAAGGATGTTCTCCCTCCTGCCGATGCCATAGTTAATCCAAAGAGACCGGACGATGATTATCCTTTCAAGGGACTTGCCGGGGTCGGTGTGGCCTTCAAGCTGCTGGTGGCATTGAATGAGACCCTTCATTGTCCTATTGATCCGGAGGATTATCTGGACATAGTCGCGCTTGGCACTATTGCAGATATAGTCCCACTCAGGGATGAGAATCGCTATATAGTCAGGGAAGGTACTGCCAAGATCCAGAGCAGTCCATTAGTTGGTTTGAAGGCCCTTTTGTCATATCTTAGAATTCCGGCGGAGAATCTTACCGCGCAAGATATCGCTTTTAAGATCGCGCCAAAGCTCAATGCTGCGGGAAGAATGGCCTCCGCAATAGTTGCACTGGAGCTTCTTATAAGCGAAGATATGGATTCGGCAATGAATACCGCCAGCCGTCTTCTGAAACACAATCAGAACCGACAGACTATAGAGGCCAAGATCTTTGATCAGACTGAAAAGGATCTCGCGAACACTGCAAGTTTCAAGGATGATTTTGCGCTAGTAATCGATGGAGATAACTGGCACTTAGGAGTGCTTGGAATTGTGGCTTCAAGGCTTGTCTCAATTCATAATAAACCTGTTTTCCTAATCGCCACAAATGGTTCGGACGGTAAGGGTTCGGCCAGAAGCCCTGCCGGGGTAAGCATAATAAGCTTGCTGAATGAAGTTTCGCACTTGCTAAGAGAGTTTGGCGGGCATGAAATGGCAGCTGGGTTCAGCATTGACAAAGGGAACATATCTGAATTCAGATCCGCAATAAACGATGCTTACATAAGGCTGTATGGAAAGAAACAACCGATTTTCAAGATCGATGTCGACGATGTTCTGTCTCTTGATTCCATTACGTCCGGTATACTTGATGAGCTTGAACTTCTGAGACCTTTTGGTCACTCGAATCCCGAGCCAAGATTTCTGATTAAAGGTCTTAACATAGAGAAAGCTAAGATGTTTGGCAGCGGAAGTGACCATGTGAAACTAATCCTTCGTTGTGGTGACAGAAAGACTCTTGCGATTGGGTATAACATGGGCACCATGTTTGATGACTTCAAGTATGTGAAGCCGAATCTGTTGAAGGTAGATGCGATAGCCTCTGTAAAGAGCGATAATCTTTACGGACTTCAGAGCGTTAAGCTTTCACTTTCAGACGCAAAATTATACATTGATCCGGTATTCGAAGAGGAAGTAAGAGATAAGAATTTCGTTTTTGAGTTCATAAGAGACTGGAAGAATCAGCAGCCGGGTTCACAGGGCAAGACAGATGTATCGTCTCTAATAAGCGAGTTGGAAAAGAAGCTATCTCACAAGTGTCCGGAATTCTTGGATGTCAGTACCAAAAACCCGTGGGGAGTGTTCGGTAACATCAGGATAAAGAATCCCTTTCTGGCTCTTAAGATTTTGAAGAACTATCAGCAGGGCAAGAAGACCTTTATAGTATCGGCTATCAATGGTACTTTGGCACACACTTATTATTCATTGCAGCATTATTTGGATTCGATAAAGCCGGTCTTTGCAAACTCTCTTTACCGGGGTAGGCTGGATGAACCTGTTGTATTTGTTACTCTCCCGTTTTTTGTCGAGAGATTCAAGGAGATTTCCGAGATCGCCGGCGAGATAATCTTCGACGAACCAACTTATATTCTCTCAGGTATCTTCAAAGATCACCCTGATCTTGAAGCGTTTCTCGAAAATGTCGACAAAGTGCTTGGTATATCCGGTTTCACGGGAAGTCTCTTCTATGACGATTTGAGAGATTTTCTCTCGGACAGGAGGATATCCAATATATACAAACCCAGTCCCATAAAGAGAGTCGGGATAATCGACAACCGTGGCTCCAGAAAAAAGGTTGAGCAAGTTTTGTCAATAGTAGGACATGGTGAGAACGTGGCTGTGATCGTTGATTCTCCTCACAAAACGGTTACCCTCGCAAAATCGATGGGTTCGAGGCTCTCTCATGCCCTTCAGAACGGCGAGCTGATTTTTTACAATTATCTTCTTAAGGATTTTCAGAGATCTGTCATCTATTCGCTGGTTGAGAGACAGAAGATAAGAGTTTTGATAACGACCCCTTCAAGTGATGGCCTCGGTGTCACCTTGGGCAACTCGAATATTGTTTTCTACAGTGCGCCAAGAAACTTTCTGGAGGTCATTGATTCCGTATCAACCAGACCCGGCGAGGATTCTGAGTTATTTCTGAATTTGTCTTTCAATAAGGCTGATCTTATTTCCAATACAAATGAAATGGACAGGTTATTTCCCACAGTTGAAGAACTGGAAGCTGTTTATCAGGATTTGAAGGATGTTCTGCCGGCTTCAGAAAGAGATATAAGAAAGGCGCTCAGCTTTGAAGACGGGATTTCGAAAGTCTTTCTATCAATGCTAGAGGAAATGAATCTGTTAAACGTAGAGAGTGGTGTCTGGCATAGCAACTCAAGATCAGACCTTGATACCTCTCAGGTCAAGAAGACCTTGAGATACAGAGAGGGAGTTGCTGAGAAAAGAATGACGAGGTGGTTTGCAACTAAACTCTCGACCATGACCACAAGAGGCTTGCTAAGGAGCCTTACAAATGCAGAAGAGGTGCTGAAGGTTGGTTGA
- a CDS encoding pseudouridine synthase produces MRLDAFLSKFAGLSRSQSRNVIKNRTVIVNGEIVNNPSTVVTERDVILVDGRTVEAFGMIYIALNKPPDYVCSRDKTEGRSVFELVDTNFSAELSVAGRLDKDTTGLVLLSNDGKFIHEVISPRNFVEKEYLVETTNEITEEQVSALSCGVYIGKDEFSKPVFFEVIDPSHLKIVLTEGRYHEVKRLVSAAGNNVRRLHRTRIGSYVLSSRLRPGEWDYLSDAEKKRITGT; encoded by the coding sequence ATGAGACTCGATGCTTTTCTATCTAAGTTCGCAGGCTTAAGCAGAAGTCAGAGCAGAAATGTGATCAAGAACAGAACAGTAATTGTAAATGGCGAAATAGTTAATAATCCTTCGACAGTTGTTACTGAAAGAGATGTGATACTTGTTGACGGAAGGACTGTCGAAGCTTTCGGCATGATATACATCGCTCTGAACAAACCGCCAGATTATGTTTGTTCAAGAGATAAGACCGAAGGCAGGAGCGTCTTTGAACTTGTTGACACCAACTTCTCGGCGGAACTCTCAGTCGCAGGAAGACTTGATAAAGACACAACCGGTCTCGTATTGCTCTCCAACGACGGTAAGTTTATCCATGAAGTTATATCGCCTCGCAATTTTGTGGAAAAAGAGTATCTGGTAGAGACTACCAATGAGATAACCGAAGAACAAGTTTCTGCTCTCTCCTGCGGAGTCTATATTGGTAAAGATGAATTCTCAAAGCCCGTTTTTTTTGAAGTAATAGACCCCTCTCACCTCAAAATCGTTCTCACGGAAGGTCGGTATCACGAAGTGAAGAGACTTGTTTCAGCAGCCGGAAACAATGTAAGACGCCTGCACAGAACTAGAATCGGCTCTTACGTTCTTTCCAGTAGACTGAGGCCGGGAGAATGGGATTACTTATCGGATGCCGAAAAGAAAAGAATAACCGGGACCTGA
- a CDS encoding PEGA domain-containing protein, producing MKKTILVILFFFLAISVFGVVTYDVQKVIIVPEQPQGGLEVSIWLDRDNGSLYYSGEEVKTYFKVNKDAYVAIYDITPNGEIQLIFPNGYDRNNALKAGVTYSLPTDNATTRYRLQLTSETGGGKEIFQIVASTLPLGFLDDLMVKAKSGDIFPKASIGAEDFVTMKVIPVIDKQEYAVSTAWFYLDIMPSTGRARISTTPSNATIYVDGKMVGTSPINIDLDVGNHMVTAYMNGYRTETRQFTIESGRTLDVRLDLQKFAKEYQFSLVTNPSDAIVHINGSLVGRTPLNVTLEEGTKNLSVSKAGYETHTETFVLNRNISKSLTLTPVVKNYQLSVITSPSGADVYVNNAYVGRSPLNVTLEGGTKNLRIERSGYETYSETFVLDRSISKSITLTPQVRDYKLNVTSSPSNALVYINGTYQGRTPLNLTLREGSYTVRVTADGYEDFSTSVSLDRDRQVSATLYAKKARLTVETEPTNASVFVDNVYVGRSPLSIDLDAGRHTIRVEKSGYITDSKDVNLAAGTSSSTKITLIEERPIARITISSDPKNARIFINGRDYGRSNTVVELDPGYYEVVLVLDGYRVSVTYRYFGKGDHNLSFNLSKIY from the coding sequence ATGAAGAAGACAATATTAGTTATTCTCTTTTTTTTCTTGGCAATATCAGTTTTTGGGGTAGTAACTTATGATGTGCAGAAAGTCATCATTGTACCGGAACAGCCTCAGGGAGGCCTCGAAGTCTCTATTTGGCTTGACAGAGACAATGGTTCTCTTTATTATTCCGGTGAAGAAGTAAAAACGTATTTCAAAGTGAACAAAGACGCGTATGTTGCAATTTACGATATAACGCCAAACGGAGAGATTCAGCTTATTTTCCCTAATGGCTACGACCGCAACAACGCACTGAAGGCCGGTGTTACCTACTCTCTTCCGACTGACAATGCAACTACCAGATACCGGCTTCAACTAACCAGCGAAACCGGAGGCGGGAAGGAAATCTTCCAGATAGTGGCATCCACATTGCCCCTTGGATTCCTTGACGATCTTATGGTAAAGGCTAAATCGGGAGATATCTTCCCTAAAGCCAGTATTGGTGCAGAAGACTTTGTCACCATGAAAGTGATACCCGTAATAGACAAGCAAGAGTACGCAGTCTCCACTGCCTGGTTCTATCTTGACATTATGCCCAGCACAGGTCGAGCGAGGATAAGCACTACCCCGTCAAATGCAACTATATATGTTGACGGAAAGATGGTAGGCACGAGTCCCATTAACATAGACCTCGATGTGGGCAACCACATGGTGACAGCATACATGAACGGCTACAGGACCGAAACCAGACAGTTCACTATTGAAAGTGGGAGAACCCTTGATGTGAGGCTTGATCTGCAGAAGTTTGCCAAGGAGTATCAGTTCTCTCTGGTTACGAACCCTAGTGACGCCATAGTACACATTAATGGTAGTCTAGTAGGTAGAACTCCATTGAATGTCACCCTTGAAGAAGGAACGAAGAATCTTAGTGTATCCAAAGCGGGTTATGAGACTCATACGGAGACTTTTGTTTTGAATCGGAATATCTCCAAATCGCTGACGTTGACTCCTGTTGTTAAAAACTATCAGCTCTCCGTAATCACAAGTCCTTCCGGAGCCGATGTGTATGTGAACAATGCCTACGTAGGCAGAAGTCCATTGAACGTGACTCTGGAGGGTGGAACTAAGAATCTTAGGATAGAGAGATCGGGCTATGAAACTTACTCGGAGACTTTCGTGCTTGACCGCTCGATTTCTAAGTCGATTACTTTGACTCCGCAGGTGAGAGATTATAAGCTGAATGTCACGAGTTCCCCTTCAAACGCTCTTGTATATATCAATGGGACCTATCAAGGTAGAACACCATTGAATCTAACGCTTAGAGAGGGATCCTACACCGTTAGAGTAACTGCAGATGGTTATGAAGACTTTTCTACAAGTGTCTCGCTCGACAGAGACAGACAGGTAAGTGCTACTCTCTATGCCAAGAAGGCTAGACTGACAGTTGAAACGGAGCCAACAAACGCTTCAGTTTTTGTAGACAATGTCTATGTCGGGAGATCACCTCTTTCTATAGATCTAGATGCAGGAAGACACACGATCAGAGTTGAAAAATCCGGTTATATAACAGACAGTAAGGATGTCAACCTTGCGGCAGGAACAAGCTCGTCGACAAAAATAACTCTGATTGAAGAAAGGCCGATTGCAAGGATTACGATTTCTTCAGATCCGAAAAATGCGAGAATTTTCATTAATGGTAGAGATTACGGCAGATCCAACACAGTTGTCGAGCTTGATCCCGGATACTACGAAGTTGTGCTCGTACTGGATGGATATCGCGTATCGGTTACATATCGCTACTTCGGAAAGGGAGATCATAATCTCTCGTTCAATCTCTCCAAGATCTACTAG
- a CDS encoding DUF5693 family protein, translating into MAEVPVRPKKPRRRRRNEKQKSVISLGNGIVVIVFVVGLLLSLLYIPWRFSLDSNYNRAAIVTEKKVDGIPSKQLIYVSDLEGISELDSSVVFVDLRDDWNRLEEILDLRVPVILTGVSPYPVSELASILDIHCAYTGYMEFDERGQYVLDVLKARDNKSLVFRVHNLKKKEYPNYDIDRAVTRYIRSVRERSVDALLFFTPPVDFDYDELVQKSYEELKQQDLISGEITSPRAGSSRFKLLSALFIFVLILSISPLAAVGTTVVFLIFPTIGLPLAAVAGEFAIYRRLSSLGTGVLKGFLLFFSLSVFLGISINASMVGAEFQNGLELFRGVKVSLVALPGWLFVTGFVKSVSRKISKGDLLILALAGVAAGYYILRSGNFSFVLDSERIVRDYLDNLLLVRPRFKELLAYPLLAILIYFSFDIKGKLAPIIASGGSLVIVSVVNTFCHATVPLWTGLLRSLYGLLFGTVISMILIAFVKKYNKSGRAAAGSLNEVDGNQSN; encoded by the coding sequence TTGGCGGAAGTTCCCGTTAGACCTAAGAAGCCTCGGAGAAGACGAAGAAACGAAAAACAGAAGAGTGTAATCAGTCTTGGGAACGGCATAGTTGTAATTGTTTTCGTTGTGGGTCTGCTTCTGTCTCTTCTATATATTCCGTGGAGATTCTCCCTGGATTCAAATTACAATAGGGCAGCTATTGTCACCGAGAAGAAGGTTGATGGTATTCCTTCCAAGCAGCTGATTTACGTAAGTGATCTGGAGGGCATTTCAGAGCTTGACTCTTCAGTTGTCTTTGTAGACCTCAGAGATGACTGGAATAGGCTGGAGGAGATTCTAGACTTACGCGTTCCTGTGATACTTACGGGAGTTTCTCCATACCCTGTTTCGGAACTGGCTTCTATTCTGGATATTCATTGCGCTTACACAGGATACATGGAGTTTGACGAAAGAGGGCAATATGTTCTAGATGTCTTGAAGGCTCGAGATAACAAGTCTCTGGTATTCCGCGTCCACAATTTGAAGAAGAAAGAGTATCCAAATTACGATATAGATAGAGCAGTAACGAGGTACATTAGATCAGTCAGGGAGCGAAGTGTTGACGCATTGCTTTTCTTCACTCCTCCGGTTGATTTCGACTATGATGAGCTTGTACAAAAATCCTACGAAGAGCTCAAGCAACAGGATTTGATATCTGGCGAAATAACATCTCCCAGAGCCGGCTCATCAAGATTCAAATTGCTTTCAGCGTTGTTCATATTTGTGTTGATTCTATCAATCAGCCCGCTTGCTGCGGTTGGAACTACAGTTGTGTTTCTAATTTTCCCGACTATCGGTCTGCCTCTGGCTGCAGTTGCCGGGGAGTTTGCCATTTATAGAAGGTTGTCTTCTCTAGGTACCGGGGTTCTCAAAGGCTTCCTGCTTTTCTTTTCACTCTCTGTTTTTCTGGGAATCTCTATCAACGCATCTATGGTTGGAGCCGAATTCCAGAATGGTCTAGAACTCTTTAGAGGTGTGAAAGTATCTCTGGTAGCCCTTCCTGGTTGGTTGTTCGTAACTGGTTTTGTCAAGAGTGTCTCCAGAAAAATATCTAAGGGTGACCTGTTGATTCTTGCGCTTGCCGGAGTAGCCGCCGGTTACTACATTCTTAGAAGTGGAAACTTCTCCTTTGTTCTTGACTCCGAAAGAATTGTAAGGGATTATCTCGACAATCTCCTGCTGGTTCGCCCCCGTTTCAAAGAGCTGCTTGCATATCCTTTGCTAGCGATCCTGATCTACTTCTCTTTCGACATCAAGGGAAAACTCGCTCCAATAATTGCTTCGGGAGGATCGCTGGTAATTGTATCAGTTGTCAATACCTTCTGTCATGCAACCGTTCCACTATGGACCGGATTGTTGAGAAGCTTATACGGTCTATTATTTGGGACAGTTATCTCAATGATATTGATAGCATTTGTCAAGAAGTATAATAAGTCCGGAAGAGCAGCTGCAGGTTCATTGAACGAGGTTGATGGAAATCAGTCTAATTAG